In Pseudomonas sp. MYb327, one DNA window encodes the following:
- a CDS encoding DUF502 domain-containing protein, translating to MKQALAYITKRVIAGLLVIIPIYLAILLLLKGMKSLGQLVRPFTQILPDWLPAEQLLSLILVLLICFLIGSALRTRLGQRARDRVEKRFFERIPGYGLFRSLTQQVAGDSHQTVWKPALVEIEDALVPAFIIEVFEDGRYTIFVPSVPTPLAGAIYILDGNRVHPLDVSFTDAFKVISKWGSGAKDLVAAMENGANRREAAVLTEQAKIAP from the coding sequence ATGAAACAGGCACTTGCGTACATCACCAAACGGGTGATTGCTGGACTGCTGGTCATCATCCCGATCTACCTCGCCATCCTGTTGCTGCTCAAGGGCATGAAATCCCTTGGGCAACTGGTGCGGCCTTTCACTCAAATCCTTCCAGACTGGCTTCCCGCCGAACAGTTGTTGTCGCTCATTCTGGTGCTGTTGATTTGCTTCCTGATCGGCTCTGCCCTGCGCACCCGGCTGGGACAGCGGGCCCGGGATCGAGTGGAAAAGAGATTCTTCGAACGCATCCCCGGCTACGGGCTGTTCCGCAGCCTGACACAACAGGTCGCAGGTGACAGCCACCAAACCGTGTGGAAGCCCGCCCTGGTCGAAATCGAAGACGCGCTGGTCCCCGCATTCATCATCGAAGTGTTCGAGGACGGCCGCTACACGATTTTCGTCCCCTCGGTACCCACGCCATTGGCCGGTGCCATCTACATTCTCGACGGCAACCGCGTGCACCCCCTGGACGTTTCCTTCACCGACGCCTTCAAAGTCATCTCCAAATGGGGCTCGGGCGCCAAGGATCTGGTGGCGGCGATGGAAAACGGCGCTAACCGGCGCGAAGCGGCGGTACTGACGGAGCAGGCTAAAATCGCGCCTTAG
- a CDS encoding amidohydrolase family protein: protein MSIYDEPKIDCHNHLFDPVRFPYRTDTLYAPSGQEVAPLEQFIRVMEAYGVQHALLVGPTSGYRTDNRCLLHALAQGDGRFKGIAVVERDIHLDELAALKEQGVVGIAFNPALEGMATMDGAAGLFGRLAELDLFAQVQVQGNQLVELLGLLESTAPRLLIDHCGRPEVGAGIGKSGFQALLGLAASGRACVKISGMQKFAAHDHLEEQSRAYVRELLQAFGPDACVWGSDWPFIREQSRVDYGPLLKLAEHLIPDASVRRKVMWDTPRRLFGFAER from the coding sequence TTGAGCATCTACGACGAACCCAAGATCGATTGCCATAACCATCTGTTTGACCCCGTACGTTTTCCCTATCGTACCGACACCCTTTACGCACCTTCCGGGCAAGAGGTCGCCCCTCTGGAGCAGTTCATTCGTGTGATGGAGGCCTATGGGGTGCAGCACGCTTTGCTGGTGGGGCCGACCAGTGGCTACCGCACCGACAATCGTTGCCTGCTGCATGCGCTGGCGCAAGGTGACGGCCGCTTCAAGGGGATTGCCGTTGTCGAGCGCGACATCCATCTGGACGAGCTGGCAGCGCTCAAGGAACAGGGCGTGGTCGGCATTGCATTCAATCCAGCACTGGAAGGCATGGCCACCATGGACGGCGCGGCCGGGCTATTTGGGCGGCTGGCCGAGCTGGATCTGTTCGCCCAGGTCCAGGTGCAGGGCAACCAACTGGTGGAGTTGCTGGGCTTGCTTGAATCGACCGCGCCTCGGTTGCTGATCGACCACTGTGGTCGCCCAGAGGTCGGTGCAGGCATCGGCAAGTCAGGGTTTCAAGCGTTATTGGGTTTGGCCGCAAGTGGCCGGGCCTGCGTGAAAATTTCCGGCATGCAGAAATTTGCCGCCCACGATCATCTCGAAGAACAGTCACGCGCCTACGTACGTGAACTGCTCCAGGCCTTCGGCCCGGACGCTTGCGTGTGGGGTTCGGACTGGCCGTTCATTCGCGAGCAATCGCGCGTGGACTACGGGCCGCTGCTCAAACTGGCAGAGCACCTGATACCCGACGCCAGTGTGCGCAGGAAGGTGATGTGGGACACACCACGCCGCTTGTTTGGCTTTGCCGAGCGTTGA
- a CDS encoding MFS transporter, with translation MTTDNRFGAATLACPAAQTARTRTRFMILALISGGTMINYLDRSVMGIAAPSISADLGLNAVMMGLIFSAFSWTYAAAQIPGGILIDRLGTKFTYWLALTLWSVFTGLQGLAQGFLSLLGFRLLVGASEAPCFPTNSRVVATWFPQSERARATGIYTFAEYVGLAFLTPLLFWVLHAYGWRVLLMAVGILGVLYGLVWWRKYHEPHESTTANQAELDYIAEGGGVIDGGQKPTRFSWSQIPALLKHRNMLGICLGQFACNSTNVFFLTWFPTYLVTERHMPWLKVGWVAVLPFIAASLGTLAGGWLSDALLRRGYSLNVARKLPVIAGLLTASVIVLANYVDSDALVIGILCVAYFAQGMSALAWMIVSDIAPKGLLGLSGGVFNLFANAAGIVTPLTIGVIVTTTGSFVWALAFVSSITVLGALCYLFMVRDLRRLPEIQSVQQGAL, from the coding sequence ATGACGACCGACAACCGATTCGGAGCGGCAACGCTCGCTTGTCCGGCGGCGCAAACCGCCAGAACCCGCACCCGTTTCATGATCCTGGCACTGATTTCCGGCGGCACCATGATCAACTATCTGGACCGCAGCGTCATGGGCATCGCAGCGCCCAGCATCAGTGCTGACCTGGGCTTGAATGCGGTCATGATGGGCCTGATCTTTTCCGCATTTTCCTGGACCTACGCTGCCGCGCAGATTCCCGGCGGTATCCTGATCGACCGCTTGGGCACCAAGTTCACCTACTGGCTGGCGCTGACGTTGTGGTCAGTGTTCACCGGCCTGCAGGGTCTCGCTCAGGGCTTTCTCTCGCTACTGGGTTTTCGCTTGCTGGTAGGCGCCAGCGAAGCACCGTGCTTTCCCACCAACAGTCGGGTGGTCGCAACCTGGTTCCCGCAGAGTGAGCGGGCGCGGGCGACCGGCATCTATACCTTCGCCGAATACGTCGGGCTGGCATTTCTCACGCCGTTGCTGTTCTGGGTTTTACATGCCTATGGCTGGCGCGTATTGCTGATGGCGGTGGGCATCCTCGGTGTTCTGTATGGCCTGGTGTGGTGGCGCAAGTACCACGAGCCCCATGAGTCGACCACGGCTAACCAGGCGGAGCTTGACTACATTGCCGAAGGTGGCGGAGTGATTGATGGGGGCCAGAAGCCTACGCGGTTCTCCTGGTCGCAGATTCCGGCGTTGCTCAAGCATCGCAACATGCTGGGGATTTGCCTGGGACAGTTTGCCTGCAACTCGACGAACGTGTTCTTCCTGACCTGGTTCCCGACGTATCTGGTCACCGAGCGACACATGCCGTGGCTGAAAGTGGGTTGGGTGGCGGTGTTGCCATTCATCGCTGCGTCCCTCGGAACACTGGCCGGAGGCTGGCTGTCGGACGCCTTACTGCGTCGCGGCTACTCGCTGAACGTCGCGCGCAAGCTGCCGGTGATCGCTGGCCTTTTGACCGCATCGGTGATCGTGCTGGCCAACTACGTGGACTCCGACGCCCTGGTGATCGGCATTCTGTGCGTGGCCTATTTCGCCCAGGGCATGTCGGCGCTGGCCTGGATGATCGTCTCTGATATCGCGCCCAAAGGCCTGCTCGGCTTGAGCGGCGGCGTGTTCAACCTGTTCGCCAATGCGGCCGGCATCGTGACCCCATTGACCATCGGCGTCATCGTCACGACCACGGGGTCGTTCGTCTGGGCCCTGGCTTTCGTATCCTCGATCACCGTACTGGGGGCGCTGTGTTACCTGTTCATGGTGCGCGATCTGCGCCGCCTGCCCGAAATCCAATCCGTTCAACAAGGAGCACTGTGA
- a CDS encoding SDR family NAD(P)-dependent oxidoreductase yields the protein MTQYLEGQTAIVTGGMRGIGLGIARRLHSAGAQIVIWDLAVEGWDSVANGFEPVMRQAVNVASLESVEVAFKEVVAQQGRVDILVNNAGINGPVVPSWEYSPAAWDQVIAIDLTGVFYCCRTVIPHMRERGYGRIVNVASMAGKDGVQYISGYSAAKAGVIAFTKSAAKELAQDGVLLNCIAPAMVETGLMAEMTPEHIAASKAKIPMGRFLQIEEIANMVTWIAGPECSFTTGFVFDLSGGRATY from the coding sequence ATGACTCAATACCTTGAAGGCCAGACGGCCATTGTCACCGGCGGCATGCGTGGCATCGGCCTGGGCATTGCCCGTCGCTTGCACAGCGCGGGTGCGCAGATTGTCATCTGGGACCTGGCGGTGGAGGGCTGGGACAGTGTCGCCAACGGCTTTGAACCGGTGATGCGCCAAGCCGTCAATGTGGCCTCACTTGAGTCCGTGGAGGTGGCCTTCAAGGAGGTCGTTGCCCAACAGGGGCGCGTCGATATCCTGGTGAACAACGCCGGTATCAATGGGCCGGTGGTACCGTCCTGGGAGTACTCGCCCGCTGCCTGGGACCAGGTTATCGCCATTGACCTGACGGGCGTGTTCTATTGCTGCCGCACGGTCATCCCGCACATGCGCGAGCGCGGCTACGGGCGCATCGTCAATGTCGCCTCGATGGCCGGCAAGGACGGTGTGCAATACATCTCGGGTTACTCGGCGGCCAAGGCCGGTGTCATCGCCTTTACCAAGTCAGCGGCCAAGGAATTGGCGCAGGACGGCGTGCTGCTCAATTGCATTGCTCCGGCCATGGTGGAAACCGGGCTGATGGCGGAAATGACCCCTGAGCACATTGCCGCGAGCAAGGCCAAGATTCCCATGGGGCGCTTCCTGCAAATCGAAGAGATCGCCAACATGGTGACCTGGATCGCCGGGCCCGAGTGCAGCTTCACCACGGGATTCGTGTTCGACCTCAGTGGCGGCAGGGCGACCTATTGA
- a CDS encoding sugar phosphate isomerase/epimerase: MNGLGVAHLTALELAPHLLVREAARAGFSSVGLRLHPAMAGGIAYPLAPGSQALQGLKTTLDGEGVVVNEIEFVELKPDVDVSELASLLEAGAQLGARCLTVSGDDPEHSRLFANFSALCELAAGYRLRVDLEFMRWRHIANLQQAVALVEAAGQANGGVLVDALHLFRSGGDVAAVAKLDRRYIHGVQWCDAPALAPTGEGIIREAREGRLPPGQGQLPLAGLVNALPPQVHWSVEIPNLAMSAPDRLAHAFTMTRAWLARHSLPRLFV, from the coding sequence TTGAACGGCCTGGGTGTAGCGCACCTGACCGCGCTTGAACTGGCGCCCCACTTATTGGTGCGAGAGGCGGCACGGGCGGGGTTCAGTTCAGTGGGGCTGCGTTTGCACCCGGCCATGGCGGGTGGCATCGCCTATCCGCTGGCGCCGGGTAGCCAGGCGCTTCAGGGGTTGAAAACCACGCTGGATGGCGAAGGCGTGGTCGTCAACGAGATCGAGTTCGTCGAGCTCAAGCCAGATGTGGATGTCAGCGAACTGGCATCGTTGCTGGAAGCCGGAGCGCAATTGGGTGCGCGTTGCCTCACTGTGTCGGGCGACGATCCGGAGCATTCCCGGCTCTTTGCAAATTTCTCTGCCCTGTGCGAATTGGCGGCGGGTTACCGATTGCGCGTGGATCTGGAATTCATGCGCTGGCGTCACATCGCCAATCTGCAACAAGCCGTCGCGTTGGTCGAGGCGGCGGGGCAGGCCAACGGCGGCGTGCTGGTGGATGCGTTGCACCTGTTCCGCTCCGGTGGCGACGTTGCTGCCGTGGCGAAGCTGGACCGGCGATACATCCATGGCGTGCAGTGGTGCGACGCGCCGGCGCTGGCACCCACGGGGGAGGGCATCATCCGCGAAGCTCGTGAGGGGCGTTTACCTCCCGGTCAGGGCCAGTTGCCCTTGGCCGGGCTGGTCAACGCGCTGCCGCCTCAGGTGCATTGGAGTGTGGAAATTCCAAACCTCGCCATGAGTGCACCTGACCGGTTGGCGCATGCGTTCACGATGACCCGGGCCTGGTTGGCCAGACATTCGTTGCCGCGCTTGTTTGTCTAA